The DNA segment TATGCTGATCGATTCCGGACGGTACACGTCGGTGCAGTTCATTTCTCATACCCTGCCGATTCCTTCGGACAAGAACGATATTGCCTGTGCCCACGCCCTGGCGGCGGAATTCCTGGGAATGAAGATGGTTTTTCTGGAGGCGGGCTCAGGAGCGGAAAGACCGGTTCCGGACGAAATGATTAAGGAAGTTTCCGAATATATTTCGATTCCGATAATGGTGGGCGGCGGCATCAGAACCCCCCGCGAAGTGGAACGTAAGATTAAGGCCGGGGCCTCTTTTGTAGTAGTCGGCAATCATTTTGAAGAAGGCGCCGGGCGGGAATTGATGAGGGAATTTGTCGATGCCGCTCACCCCCGGCAGCAGGTTGGAGTATGAATAATAAAGATCGGATAAAAATGATAATTAAGGAGGCCGGCGACAGCGCGGCCCTTCGGCGTATGGTCGGCGAGACTCTGGCGGAACCATTGGTGGAACTGGCGAATACCTGTTCGGGGGTAATTGGGAGCGGAGGCAAGATTATGATTTGCGGGAACGGCGGGTCGGCGGCCGACAGTAGTCATATGGCGGCGGAGATGATTGTCCGGCTGACATCATCGCGGAACCGTCAATCTCTCCCGGCCATCTCACTAGCCGCAGATATGTCGATAATGACGGCGGCCGGGAACGATTTTGGATTCGAGCGGATATTTGCCCGGCAGGTGGAGGGGTTGGGAAACAAGAATGATTTGCTGCTTCTGATTTCGACCTCCGGAAACTCTTCGAATCTCCTTCGGGCCGCGGAAGCGGCTAATGAAAAGGGGATGAGGACGGCGGCTCTGCTCGGCGGCGACGGCGGCAAACTGGGGGAATTGGTGGAGCAGAGATTAATAATTCCGCATCGCTCGGTTCAGCGGATCCAGGAAGAACAGATATTTTTGATACATCTTTTGGTGGAACTGATCGAAAGTGATCTTTTTGGATGATTGATGCCGTTGCCAGTAAATCAAAGCAGATCGCCTTTTATGCTCTGACCGGGTTTTTCTTCTCCCTGACATTTTCAATTGCTTTGTCACAGATTCTGATGGGGGTGACCATTTTTTTTGCCGCTGTTGCCCTCCTGAGTAAGGAACAGAGGCAATATCCGGCGGGATTTAAGTGGTTTTATATCTGGACCGCACTTTTTGTGATCTGGTCCCTGATATCATCGGCCCTGGGGCCGACCCCGATAAAGTCGCTCCTGATTAATAAAGAAGAGTGGTTATTCTTTATAATACCTTTAACAGCCTTCCTGATTACGGATGAAAGGAAGGTTCGGATCATGATTGCGGCGCTGGCCCTTTCTGTCCTTTTAGTCTCTTTGTATGCGGCATTTCAGCATTTTACCGGCCTTGATCTGTATCATCACGAACAACTCCCGGCCGCTCCTCTTTTCGGTTACCGGGTGAGCGGGACATTTTCCAATCGTTTGACTTTCGGGGATTTGTTCGCGGTCGCGGCGATGCTGTTTCTTCCGGTTGCTTCGGTTGTCCCGCCGAGAAAAGGGAAGACCATTCTGTATGCCGTTTTTGTGATGGCTTCTCTGGCCGTGGTTTTTTCTTACGGGCGCGGACCGGTTCTGGTATTGGTATCGGGAATTATTCTCTATATTATTGTATTTCATCGCCGCAAGATTTGGAGCCTGATAGCCGTCGTTGCCGTGCTGGCCGTTCTGATATCGATTCTGGCTCCCGGTATTCTCTCCGGATATGAACGTTCGGTAAAGAAAGAATGGGCCGGCATTCATCCCAGTTCGCGGATATCGATCTGGAAATCGGCGGCCCGTATGGCCGCCGATCATCCGTTTATCGGCGTAGGACAGGGGAATTTCGAGGAGCAATTTAGGAATTACCGGGCTCCCAATTCAACCAAGATTTTTGCCCATGGTCACAATGATATTCTCAATATTGCCGCCTATGAAGGGATCCCGGGGGCAGTTATATATTTGGGCATGTGGGCGGCGATTGTTTTCCTGATGCTGAAAAAAATGAAGGCGGTGCGGAAAGGGACGGTTCTTCATGGTTTGATGGCCGGGATATTGATGGCCAGCCTGGTTTTTTTCATGACTTCCGTTTATGAGGCCACTTTTGCCGATGAAGAGGTTCGGCAGTTTCTGATGGCCCTCTGGGGGGCTTTTATCGCTTGTGCCGGAATGGTTAAGGGGCGGGAGGAGTTGGCCGATTAAGGGAGAAAAGGCTTGACTTTTCGGTATAACCCTTTATAATAGGCTGCTGTTTTTTGATATGGCAAAGAAAGTAAAAAAAGCGGAAAAGGATCGGTTTGAATGGCCGTTTGGCCCCAAGAACTATTATATCTTCGGGGCGGCCCTCTTGATTATAATTTTGGGGTATATCACGCTGGCAAGCGGTTCGATTACCCTGGCGCCGATTCTTTTGATTTTGGGCTACTGTGTCCTGATTCCGATTTCGATTATAATCGACGGTCGGAAGAAAGTGCCCCCTTCGGATAATGTCAAAGTCGAATAGACTGGGACAAATTGCGGGCAGTTAGCTCAGTTGGTTAGAGCACCTGCCTTACACGCAGGGGGTCACTGGTTCGAGTCCAGTACTGCCCAATTTTGAAATGCCGGACCGGACGGCATTTTTGGAGCTTTCAGAGACGGCAAAATGCTTTTCGAAACCGGCTGGTTTCGATGTTGTTTGAAATAGAAGTGATCGGGGTTGTAGTTCAGTTTGGTTAGAACGTCTGCCTGTCACGCAGAAGGCCGCGAGTTCGAGTCTCGTCAACCCCGCTTTTTATCACTCTCAGCAAACTCTGGATGTTTCAGCAGATATTCCAGAGGCTTTTTTTTGTCTCCAAGCGGAAAAACAGAAATCTTTAACGTGTCTTCCCCCAAGACAACTTCTTGAACCATAAGCTGTAACAGGCGCGTTTGCTCTTCAGGAGTAAGTTCGTTATAGATGGTTCGGAAATCCTGTAACGTCTTTGTGAGTAATTCTGTGTCTATTTGATAGTCTTTTAGCTGCCCAATCTCGAATTCCAGACGCTGAATCTGGGTTTCAAGTTGTTCTTTTCGGGTTTCCAGTTCTGGGAGACGGTCAGACATAGCTTTCGGTAGGTCGCCGCGCTTCTCCACGTATCGGATCATGTTGTCGATTGAGTCTTGAACCGGCTTCAGTTCCTTTTTCAGGGCATTCAGCTCTCTGGTCTTGGTCTTGGCGTTGGTCACTGAAGCCTTGTTGGCCTTGCGGACCGCTTCTTTGATGACAGCCTCGTCCGTTCCAATCTCGCAAAGCTTGTTGACGACCGCATCCTCAATCGCACGAGCACCAATCTTCCTGACTTTGCACTCTTCCTTGGAATACTTTGACACTCGGGTACACCGGTAGTAAAGGTATCGTCCACTCTTGGCAGGACTCGGTGTCATCATCGAGCCACAATCGCCGCACTTGAGAATACCTCTTAGCCGGAAATTATATTTGTTCTGGGTGGGCCCTGTTCGCGTCTGTTTGTTCTTTTCCAGCATCTTCTGCACATGATTGAATCTATTGACTGGGATGAGCGCTTTGTGTTTGCCGTCAAAGCTCTGTCCGCCGAAAGTCGTCTTTCCAATATATAGTGGATTGGAAAGAATGTAAGTGATCGTCCACTTCGAAAACTTCGTTTTCTTCTTACTCTTGGTCCGATAACCCATGCCATTGATTTCTTTGGCTACCGCTGCCGGCGATCCCAATTTTACGAAGAGATCGAAAATCCTTTTCACAACCGCAGCTTCTGTCTTGTGCGGAATCAGCAGGCCCTTCCTATCCTTATGGCGTTCGTAACCAAACGGGGATCGTCCACCGTGCCAGAGACCCTCCTCGGCCTGGGATAGCATCTTCGCCCGGGTTCTTTCCCTAATAGTTTCAAGTTCAAACTCCGCAAAACTCATCAGGATGTTGATGAAAAAACGGCCGTGAGCGGTCGTAGAGTTCAGTTCCTGTGTGGCGCAGACGAACTGGCAATCATGCTCCTGCATGACTTCATAGAGCGTCCAGAAGTCTTTGATATTCCTGGTCAGCCGATCCATCTTGGTCGTAACGACCACATCAACCTTGTTCTGCTTGATATGTTCGAGAAGCTCGCTCAGTCCGGGCCGGTCCGTGCTGCCGCCGGAGCTGAGGTCCTTGATTGTCGTAACATACTTCCAGCCGTTCGGCTCCTGGCTGGCGATGTAAGCCTTACAGACCTTTTTCTGACTCTCAAGCGACGAGTATTCGGCGCGCCGGTGCTGATCCTCCGTGGACAGCCTCGCGTAAACGTAACAGCGTTTCTTCTCACTGTTGACTGGACTCAAGACTGCTTCCCTCGCCCCGGTTTGACGTTCTTGTCGATTAGCTGTTCCACCCAGTCCTGAATTGTCTGATTCTCTTTGGCCACCTGAATTCGCAGCTGCTGGTGAAGTTCCTCACTTAGTCGAATGTGAATCATCTTCGGTTTCGTATGTGTCGTCTTCTCTCTGGGCATTGGCATCTACCACCTTGAAATGAAAGTGTAGCTATAAATATAGCTTGCGGATTCAGCAGCGTCCAGTTAAATTATTGCAGTTTCTCGATCAGGAGAGCAGTTTTGGATTTGCTATGTTAATAACCTCATCAAAGTCCGAAGAGAGGATTTGCATGTGAGCGGAAACCAGCGTGGTCAGTTTTCGGCTTCGGCACCTACGCTTGGGTACTTCTACCAGTGTCGCTATGCGCTACTGGAGGCGTTACGTAGACTGCCAAGCGGTGACCGTATTTGTGTTAGCATCGAAACTCTGGATGACGTTGTATTCGAAACGGATGGTACGCCGATTGATATCCTCCAAACTAAGCACCATATCAATTCAGCAGGAAATCTGGGAGACGCCTCAATAGATCTTTGGAAGACACTCCGAATTTGGGTTGAGGGGCAATCCGACGGCAGCATTCCATTGGGAGCTCGTTTCTTCCTAATCACAACCTCGCTTTGTAGTGAAGGTACCGCGGTAGCCTATTTGCGACCAACCGGTCGCAATGTGTCGGCCGCTCTGGAACGATTGAGAGCCACAGCCACTACGTCAACAAATCAGACGAATGCTGCCGCCTATCAGGTCTTTAGAGAACTCGAGAACAACGATCAAGTAAGGTTGGTCGAATCAATTACTGTCCTGGACTCTTCTCCATCAATAGGTCAATTAGACGATGACTTACACCAGGCGATATTTCATGCAGTCGAACGACAACACCTTGGATCCTTCCTTCAACGATTGGAAGGCTGGTGGTTTCAGCGAGTTATCAAGCATCTCTTGGACGACGAGGCATTACCGATCTTGGGTGAGGAATTAGAGGCAGAGGAAAGTCACATAAGATCGCAGTTTCGTCAAGACAACCTTCCGATTGATGATGACATTATGCAAGAGAGTGTTGATGCAACCGGATATCTGGACAGAATATTTGTCGAGCAACTTAAGTTGATTGGAGTCAATCAAAACCGAATCCTGAGCGCTATAACAAACTATTATAGAGCATTTACACATCGCTCGCGTTGGATTCGAGAAAATCTCATTTATGTTGGGGACCTTGAGAGATATGAAAGAAAGTTGATTGAGGAATGGGACGTCATGTTCCAGCAGATGCGAGACGAGCTAGGCAATAGCGCTGCCGAAAATGCAAAGACCAGAGCTGCGCAACAGCTATATAAGTGGATTGAGGCAGGTTCACATATTCAGATAAGACCAGCGGTGACTGAACCCGCGATCGCCCGCGGGACATATCAAATGTTGGCTGATGGTTTGAAGGTTGGATGGCATCTGGAGTTTCGCGACCGCCTTGAAGCTCTTCTATCAGGTGTGGAGGCAAGCCAATGAATCCTTGGCCCCAGCGAATTCGAGAAGAGGCTCATCTTCTCAATCCTGCGTTTACTTGTTTGACTCTTATCTCAGCCTGTGCTGGTTTCATGGAGAAGTCCAGTCGGCCGATTCCCTTTGCACTTACGTTTATGGTGCTTCCAATCGCATTGCACAAACAAACGCGTGACACCCTGCCCCATACTACCCGAACATCGGTACCTGCTTGGTTACAGTGTAATGCGGAGGCTAGGATAGGGTTTTACGACAGGCTTATGGCACTGCGACCGTACACGAGAGAGGCGTTGCATTACGGACTTGCCTCAAACTGGCTGGAAGCCGTTGACTCAGGAAACATTGCGTGTGTTGCGCCGCATTCACTAATCGACAGAGCAATTCGCCAGTTAAGTGGCGATGCTAAGGATTGCATATCCCGAGCGCGCTTTCTTGGTAAGTGGTTCGCTGTAACTC comes from the Candidatus Zixiibacteriota bacterium genome and includes:
- the gmhA gene encoding Phosphoheptose isomerase yields the protein MNNKDRIKMIIKEAGDSAALRRMVGETLAEPLVELANTCSGVIGSGGKIMICGNGGSAADSSHMAAEMIVRLTSSRNRQSLPAISLAADMSIMTAAGNDFGFERIFARQVEGLGNKNDLLLLISTSGNSSNLLRAAEAANEKGMRTAALLGGDGGKLGELVEQRLIIPHRSVQRIQEEQIFLIHLLVELIESDLFG
- a CDS encoding membrane hypothetical protein (Evidence 5 : Unknown function), coding for MIDAVASKSKQIAFYALTGFFFSLTFSIALSQILMGVTIFFAAVALLSKEQRQYPAGFKWFYIWTALFVIWSLISSALGPTPIKSLLINKEEWLFFIIPLTAFLITDERKVRIMIAALALSVLLVSLYAAFQHFTGLDLYHHEQLPAAPLFGYRVSGTFSNRLTFGDLFAVAAMLFLPVASVVPPRKGKTILYAVFVMASLAVVFSYGRGPVLVLVSGIILYIIVFHRRKIWSLIAVVAVLAVLISILAPGILSGYERSVKKEWAGIHPSSRISIWKSAARMAADHPFIGVGQGNFEEQFRNYRAPNSTKIFAHGHNDILNIAAYEGIPGAVIYLGMWAAIVFLMLKKMKAVRKGTVLHGLMAGILMASLVFFMTSVYEATFADEEVRQFLMALWGAFIACAGMVKGREELAD
- a CDS encoding conserved hypothetical protein (Evidence 4 : Unknown function but conserved in other organisms) gives rise to the protein MAKKVKKAEKDRFEWPFGPKNYYIFGAALLIIILGYITLASGSITLAPILLILGYCVLIPISIIIDGRKKVPPSDNVKVE
- a CDS encoding putative Resolvase domain protein (Evidence 3 : Putative function from multiple computational evidences), which gives rise to MSPVNSEKKRCYVYARLSTEDQHRRAEYSSLESQKKVCKAYIASQEPNGWKYVTTIKDLSSGGSTDRPGLSELLEHIKQNKVDVVVTTKMDRLTRNIKDFWTLYEVMQEHDCQFVCATQELNSTTAHGRFFINILMSFAEFELETIRERTRAKMLSQAEEGLWHGGRSPFGYERHKDRKGLLIPHKTEAAVVKRIFDLFVKLGSPAAVAKEINGMGYRTKSKKKTKFSKWTITYILSNPLYIGKTTFGGQSFDGKHKALIPVNRFNHVQKMLEKNKQTRTGPTQNKYNFRLRGILKCGDCGSMMTPSPAKSGRYLYYRCTRVSKYSKEECKVRKIGARAIEDAVVNKLCEIGTDEAVIKEAVRKANKASVTNAKTKTRELNALKKELKPVQDSIDNMIRYVEKRGDLPKAMSDRLPELETRKEQLETQIQRLEFEIGQLKDYQIDTELLTKTLQDFRTIYNELTPEEQTRLLQLMVQEVVLGEDTLKISVFPLGDKKKPLEYLLKHPEFAESDKKRG
- a CDS encoding conserved hypothetical protein (Evidence 4 : Unknown function but conserved in other organisms), translated to MPREKTTHTKPKMIHIRLSEELHQQLRIQVAKENQTIQDWVEQLIDKNVKPGRGKQS
- a CDS encoding conserved hypothetical protein (Evidence 4 : Unknown function but conserved in other organisms) gives rise to the protein MSGNQRGQFSASAPTLGYFYQCRYALLEALRRLPSGDRICVSIETLDDVVFETDGTPIDILQTKHHINSAGNLGDASIDLWKTLRIWVEGQSDGSIPLGARFFLITTSLCSEGTAVAYLRPTGRNVSAALERLRATATTSTNQTNAAAYQVFRELENNDQVRLVESITVLDSSPSIGQLDDDLHQAIFHAVERQHLGSFLQRLEGWWFQRVIKHLLDDEALPILGEELEAEESHIRSQFRQDNLPIDDDIMQESVDATGYLDRIFVEQLKLIGVNQNRILSAITNYYRAFTHRSRWIRENLIYVGDLERYERKLIEEWDVMFQQMRDELGNSAAENAKTRAAQQLYKWIEAGSHIQIRPAVTEPAIARGTYQMLADGLKVGWHLEFRDRLEALLSGVEASQ